Proteins found in one Paenibacillus dendritiformis genomic segment:
- a CDS encoding ArsR/SmtB family transcription factor, which yields MKANANVAIIASLVSEPSRAAILTALLDGRFHPASELAYMAGIKPQTASFHLAKLSEADVVRVEKHGRHRYYGIRNQEVAHVMETMLSIAPPPVISSLKQSVEDKAVRYARTCYDHLAGFAGVQVTEGLLARGLLIKGEKEFAVTANGEQFLADVGIDLGRTRAKRRSFSHCCLDWSERRHHLAGALGHALLDKWLELRWIQRLTGTRAVTVTAAGKQGFKDLFGMDLEREPGSDS from the coding sequence GTGAAAGCCAATGCGAACGTCGCTATCATCGCTTCGCTTGTCAGCGAGCCGTCGCGGGCGGCCATATTGACCGCGCTGCTGGACGGCCGCTTCCATCCCGCGAGCGAACTGGCCTATATGGCGGGCATTAAGCCGCAGACGGCCAGCTTCCACCTGGCCAAGCTGTCGGAAGCGGATGTCGTCCGTGTAGAGAAGCATGGGCGGCACCGTTATTACGGCATCCGGAATCAAGAAGTGGCCCATGTTATGGAGACGATGCTGTCTATCGCCCCGCCTCCTGTCATTTCGTCTCTCAAGCAATCGGTGGAGGACAAGGCGGTTCGGTATGCAAGAACCTGCTATGATCACCTGGCCGGATTTGCAGGGGTACAGGTAACGGAGGGGCTGCTGGCGAGAGGGCTCCTGATTAAGGGAGAGAAGGAATTCGCCGTTACGGCTAACGGCGAGCAATTTTTGGCGGATGTGGGCATCGATCTGGGGCGAACCCGGGCCAAGCGGCGCTCTTTCAGCCATTGCTGTCTCGATTGGAGCGAGCGGCGCCATCATCTGGCGGGCGCGCTGGGCCATGCCCTTCTGGATAAATGGTTAGAGCTTCGCTGGATTCAACGTCTGACGGGGACAAGGGCCGTCACGGTTACGGCGGCCGGCAAGCAAGGCTTCAAGGATCTATTCGGGATGGATTTGGAGCGGGAGCCAGGATCGGATTCGTAA
- a CDS encoding flavin reductase family protein gives MNQAKSVAKTKVIRPKILYYGMPVILLNTLNEDGTVNISPMSSSWALGDSIVLGIGPGSKALENVQRHPECVINVPGPDLWKQVEKLAPYTGRSPVPDFKKQMGFTYHKDKFELSGLTPVPSMAVQPTRIAECPLQIEAQIRHIRISDSALPFAIVETQAIQVHAHEEMIIGEHHINPNQWSPLIYNFRHYFGLGPALGKTFKSET, from the coding sequence ATGAACCAAGCGAAATCTGTCGCCAAGACCAAAGTTATCCGCCCGAAAATTTTATATTACGGGATGCCTGTCATCTTGCTGAACACATTGAATGAAGACGGAACGGTCAATATTAGCCCGATGTCCTCGTCCTGGGCCTTGGGAGATTCGATTGTCTTGGGAATCGGTCCCGGATCGAAGGCGCTCGAGAATGTGCAGCGTCATCCCGAGTGCGTCATCAATGTCCCCGGTCCGGATCTGTGGAAGCAGGTCGAGAAACTGGCTCCTTACACCGGGCGAAGCCCTGTCCCTGACTTTAAGAAACAGATGGGATTCACGTATCACAAAGACAAGTTCGAACTGAGCGGGTTGACTCCCGTTCCTTCAATGGCCGTGCAGCCGACACGAATTGCGGAGTGCCCGCTTCAGATCGAGGCTCAAATCCGGCATATTCGGATCTCGGACAGCGCGCTGCCGTTCGCCATCGTCGAGACGCAGGCGATTCAGGTGCATGCTCACGAGGAGATGATTATCGGAGAGCATCATATCAACCCGAATCAGTGGAGCCCCCTCATTTATAATTTCCGCCACTACTTCGGTCTTGGCCCTGCGCTGGGCAAGACGTTCAAGTCGGAGACCTAA
- a CDS encoding PadR family transcriptional regulator produces MLEYIILGLLMEGPMSGYEMKKTIDSSVGLFYRASYGSLYPALKRLADKGLLSAAEAEGGRNKKEYTLLPAEKEQFVNWLTEPLPVSRNEVLLRIFFYDYLDEDTRLARLAEYENKLESEMRRLQGVQEIVAGELEQIEHPETYYYRVSVLTYGLHYFGMEKKWMQVIKQRGEMKP; encoded by the coding sequence ATGCTGGAATATATTATTTTGGGCCTTCTGATGGAAGGCCCGATGAGCGGATATGAGATGAAGAAGACCATTGACAGCTCGGTTGGCCTGTTCTACCGGGCGAGCTACGGCAGCCTCTATCCCGCGTTGAAGCGGTTGGCGGATAAGGGGCTCCTGTCGGCAGCCGAGGCCGAAGGCGGCAGGAACAAAAAAGAATATACGCTGCTTCCCGCAGAGAAGGAACAGTTTGTGAACTGGCTGACCGAGCCGCTTCCCGTCTCCCGCAATGAAGTGCTGCTTCGCATTTTCTTTTACGATTACTTGGATGAAGACACGCGGCTAGCGCGCCTGGCCGAGTACGAGAACAAGCTTGAATCCGAGATGAGGCGGCTTCAGGGCGTGCAGGAGATTGTAGCGGGGGAACTGGAGCAGATTGAACACCCGGAGACCTACTATTACCGCGTGTCCGTGCTCACCTATGGATTGCATTATTTCGGAATGGAGAAGAAGTGGATGCAAGTCATTAAGCAGCGGGGGGAAATGAAACCATGA
- a CDS encoding CPBP family intramembrane glutamic endopeptidase yields the protein MTLPDTESFSKKRPVLTVVLVQLLSLLVVFAAGAYATIKQLPYTSAVMIAFIPIALALLCYMTIKKRWAHYGFRSPSTLHARDWIDYVPLLVVLVILSIKNFHDISLSEAGFFLLFTLLIAFVEEMIYRGLILRTLIRKNAAAAVITSSVLFSLTHMINMLSGQNAADTVKQLVYALLVGFVLALLMVKHHNIYPLILFHFVHNFIEFIGNESNLIHASLVFLVLGAHCVWLLISARTSAPKTTASL from the coding sequence ATGACTTTACCAGACACAGAATCATTTTCGAAGAAGCGCCCGGTATTGACGGTCGTGTTGGTGCAGCTGCTATCATTGCTTGTCGTCTTCGCCGCCGGAGCGTATGCCACGATCAAGCAGCTTCCTTATACATCAGCGGTGATGATCGCCTTCATTCCGATTGCGCTTGCGCTGCTCTGTTACATGACAATCAAAAAGAGATGGGCGCACTACGGGTTCCGCTCGCCCTCCACTCTTCATGCCCGAGACTGGATCGACTACGTCCCTTTGCTTGTCGTGCTTGTCATTCTCAGCATCAAAAACTTTCATGACATTTCGCTATCCGAAGCCGGCTTTTTCCTGCTCTTCACGCTGCTCATCGCCTTCGTGGAGGAGATGATATACAGAGGATTGATTCTGAGGACCCTTATCCGCAAAAACGCCGCCGCAGCCGTGATCACATCCAGCGTTCTCTTCTCCTTGACCCATATGATCAATATGCTGTCGGGACAGAATGCGGCGGACACCGTTAAGCAGTTGGTCTATGCGCTGCTGGTCGGCTTCGTGCTCGCCCTGCTGATGGTGAAGCATCACAATATCTATCCGTTGATTCTGTTTCACTTCGTTCATAACTTTATTGAGTTCATCGGGAACGAGAGCAACCTAATCCATGCTTCCCTCGTTTTCCTCGTACTGGGCGCGCATTGTGTCTGGCTGCTGATCAGTGCAAGAACTTCCGCCCCCAAGACAACCGCTTCGCTCTGA
- a CDS encoding DUF421 domain-containing protein, protein MMEETWVVIVRSIIAFFSLVIYTRLLGKQQMGSLSYFDYINGITIGSLAGTLATDLSSKGWLHFIGLTVFVIITFLFQIWTLKSRFFSKVIDSEPTVVIQHGKILEQNLKKMRIRFDEIMMLLREKDTFDITKVEYAILEPNGGLSVLLKSEEQPLTPKDLNRTVTPARMMTDVVHEGKILTNNLQRRNKTTKWLHHELKKQGVENIKQVSFAAILPDDTLYVDLYKDNLSNETDNRE, encoded by the coding sequence ATGATGGAGGAAACCTGGGTCGTCATCGTTCGATCCATAATCGCCTTCTTCAGCCTCGTGATCTATACACGGCTATTAGGCAAGCAGCAAATGGGGTCCCTCTCCTACTTCGACTACATTAACGGCATCACGATCGGGTCATTGGCAGGGACGTTGGCGACCGATCTGTCATCGAAGGGCTGGCTGCATTTTATCGGACTTACCGTGTTCGTAATCATTACGTTTCTATTCCAGATTTGGACATTGAAAAGCCGATTTTTCTCCAAAGTGATAGATTCCGAACCGACCGTAGTGATTCAGCATGGCAAAATTTTAGAACAGAACTTAAAGAAAATGCGTATCCGCTTCGATGAAATCATGATGCTGCTGCGCGAGAAAGATACATTCGATATCACCAAGGTCGAATACGCTATCCTGGAGCCGAACGGGGGACTCTCCGTCTTGCTCAAATCCGAAGAGCAGCCGTTGACGCCGAAAGATCTGAATCGGACGGTCACGCCTGCCCGCATGATGACGGACGTCGTGCATGAAGGCAAAATTTTGACCAATAACCTCCAACGGAGGAATAAGACGACGAAATGGCTTCATCATGAACTCAAGAAGCAAGGGGTCGAAAATATCAAGCAAGTCAGCTTTGCCGCCATCCTGCCAGACGACACGCTATATGTTGACTTGTACAAAGATAATCTGTCCAATGAAACGGATAACCGCGAATAG
- a CDS encoding DUF4363 family protein has protein sequence MRKWLMLALAALLLVFFGAVLGSGNFLKQPLGKEDRLLEAVQSIEQHIEKKNWKQAKDKVEYASNAWRRIVNRIQYSVEREYMYDISGILSRIRGGIVAKDDAAVMEEVYFFYELWDNLGR, from the coding sequence ATGAGAAAATGGCTGATGTTGGCCTTGGCCGCTCTTCTTCTCGTATTTTTCGGCGCCGTCCTCGGCTCGGGCAATTTTTTGAAGCAGCCGCTGGGCAAAGAGGACCGGCTTCTTGAAGCGGTCCAGTCCATAGAACAGCATATTGAGAAGAAGAATTGGAAGCAGGCCAAGGACAAAGTCGAATACGCCTCCAATGCATGGAGACGTATTGTCAATCGGATTCAATACAGCGTCGAACGCGAATACATGTACGATATTTCCGGCATCCTCAGCCGCATCCGGGGAGGAATCGTAGCCAAGGACGATGCCGCGGTCATGGAAGAAGTTTATTTTTTCTACGAGCTATGGGACAATCTCGGACGCTAA
- a CDS encoding RNA polymerase sigma factor, translating to MHRAEWRPDAGMDEEEAERPQRDEELVEAARAGSREAFGELVRRHRERALGWACSMARDDQLAEDIVQEALLNAFLRLETLLEASRFQYWLQRIVRNQANMKLRRGGPYGKERPWSSLAPRRPAEDSELDRVLHRLCTAPPREMQDPQAWLLRRELMEQIRELLSCLTARERQMFEAHVFRQLPPSEIARLFDTSPGSVYTALSRSRTKVQRERIRVYFRDYASEKKQAGRQTRRVLATPLRI from the coding sequence ATGCATAGGGCGGAGTGGAGGCCGGATGCCGGAATGGATGAGGAGGAAGCGGAGCGTCCGCAACGCGACGAGGAGCTGGTAGAGGCCGCCCGCGCGGGCAGCCGGGAAGCGTTCGGCGAATTGGTGCGGCGGCACCGGGAGCGGGCGCTGGGATGGGCCTGCTCCATGGCCCGCGATGACCAATTGGCGGAGGATATCGTGCAGGAAGCGCTGCTGAATGCGTTCCTGCGGCTGGAGACGCTGCTGGAAGCGTCCCGCTTCCAATATTGGCTGCAGCGCATCGTGCGCAATCAGGCCAATATGAAGCTGCGGCGGGGAGGCCCATATGGCAAAGAACGGCCCTGGTCGAGCTTGGCCCCAAGGCGGCCCGCGGAGGATTCGGAACTGGACCGGGTGCTGCACCGGCTCTGCACCGCGCCCCCGCGCGAGATGCAGGACCCGCAGGCGTGGCTGCTTCGGCGCGAGCTGATGGAGCAGATCCGGGAGCTGCTGTCCTGCTTGACGGCCAGGGAAAGACAAATGTTCGAAGCGCATGTGTTCCGCCAGCTTCCGCCATCCGAGATCGCCCGCTTGTTCGATACAAGTCCCGGTTCGGTCTATACGGCACTGTCCCGATCGCGGACCAAAGTGCAGCGCGAGCGCATCCGGGTTTATTTTCGAGACTATGCCTCCGAGAAGAAGCAGGCCGGACGGCAGACGCGCCGCGTATTGGCCACGCCACTGCGAATATAA
- a CDS encoding ABC transporter permease subunit, with the protein MSFRAQFLRTLIISFFAMLMVVLIVLFPRDLDIQMDSYRMNVNYDFSWAKYGNNIKGFFANLIEKGSLGIDRYNLPIVTVVLTSVAKSLAVIVTALILSFGLGVLKGIMDYKLSRTKWSFFGNWTTWLFQSLPDFLVLLLIQWYVIRYLPFIRIFSPDQWYSFLLAAVLVSIYPTMYIARITSASIADQDGKMYIMVARAKGLTQRLIFYKHVFYNSFGTILTHLSSLFVYVLSNLLMVEYFTNFPGAAYRLFLAIDYSVNFGTGPNYEPGVIIGIAFFFMIMVLIVQWISLAARRHFEAR; encoded by the coding sequence ATGAGTTTTCGAGCACAATTTCTGCGAACGTTAATCATCAGCTTCTTTGCCATGCTGATGGTTGTCCTCATCGTATTGTTCCCGCGCGACCTCGATATCCAAATGGATAGTTACCGGATGAACGTCAACTATGACTTTAGTTGGGCAAAGTACGGGAACAATATCAAAGGCTTTTTTGCCAATCTCATCGAGAAGGGAAGCCTCGGCATCGATCGCTACAACCTGCCGATCGTAACAGTCGTGCTGACTTCCGTGGCCAAAAGCCTTGCCGTCATCGTCACGGCGCTTATTCTTAGCTTCGGACTCGGCGTGCTGAAGGGAATTATGGACTACAAGCTGTCACGGACGAAGTGGAGCTTCTTCGGCAACTGGACGACCTGGCTTTTTCAATCGCTGCCCGATTTTCTGGTGCTGCTGCTGATCCAGTGGTATGTCATCCGCTATCTGCCGTTTATCCGAATTTTCTCGCCGGATCAATGGTATTCCTTTCTTCTGGCTGCCGTGCTGGTATCGATATATCCGACGATGTATATCGCACGCATCACGAGCGCTTCCATCGCGGATCAGGACGGCAAAATGTACATAATGGTAGCCCGTGCCAAAGGCTTGACCCAGCGTCTCATTTTTTACAAGCATGTCTTCTATAACAGCTTCGGCACGATATTGACACATCTCTCCTCCCTCTTCGTCTATGTATTGTCCAATCTGCTGATGGTCGAGTACTTCACGAACTTCCCGGGAGCGGCCTATCGATTATTTCTTGCCATCGATTACAGCGTGAACTTCGGAACCGGCCCCAATTATGAGCCCGGTGTCATCATCGGCATCGCCTTCTTCTTCATGATCATGGTGCTTATCGTCCAATGGATCAGTCTGGCGGCAAGAAGACATTTCGAAGCGAGGTAA
- a CDS encoding ABC transporter permease: MKNITLWIGAAMLAILVFFMFFGPELPFVDKELQEVKHRFNENNRLQLPPYPPSALNPLGSDKSGVDLLSKLILGTKSTILIVLTITTVRYLIAIPLGLMARRKKGIAHFIVNSLNQVFSFLPSIFSAVLLVSVPFIQNSGNRLWWVIFFVAVIEAGRVAHIVQEHTHKLSRELYVEAGNSLGLSPWRMSKSYYMPAILPELIVNFCLDMGKVMLIIGQMGVLSIFLTHQWIEVNYFTPKFLNTSLDWASLLAEHRAEIYVNKFGFIFYPAAAIAFAILTFNILGEGLRRHFNRRMNVLL; the protein is encoded by the coding sequence ATGAAAAATATTACATTGTGGATCGGAGCCGCGATGCTGGCCATACTCGTATTCTTTATGTTTTTCGGCCCCGAGCTTCCCTTTGTCGACAAAGAATTGCAAGAAGTGAAGCACCGCTTCAACGAGAATAACCGGCTGCAGCTGCCGCCTTATCCGCCTTCGGCGCTCAATCCGCTAGGCTCGGACAAGAGCGGCGTCGACCTGCTGAGCAAGCTGATTCTCGGCACGAAATCGACCATTCTCATCGTATTGACGATTACGACGGTGCGCTATTTGATTGCGATCCCCCTTGGGCTGATGGCGCGGCGCAAAAAAGGAATCGCGCATTTTATCGTAAACAGCTTGAATCAGGTATTCTCTTTTTTGCCGTCGATCTTTTCGGCGGTGCTGTTGGTGAGCGTCCCTTTTATCCAAAACTCGGGCAATCGGCTGTGGTGGGTCATCTTTTTCGTGGCCGTCATCGAGGCGGGCCGCGTCGCCCATATCGTTCAGGAGCATACGCATAAGTTGTCGCGGGAGCTGTATGTCGAGGCGGGCAACAGTCTTGGTTTGAGTCCCTGGCGGATGTCCAAAAGCTACTATATGCCGGCGATCCTTCCTGAATTGATTGTCAACTTCTGTCTCGATATGGGCAAAGTGATGCTGATTATCGGCCAGATGGGCGTATTGAGCATCTTCCTGACCCATCAATGGATCGAGGTCAATTATTTCACGCCGAAGTTTTTGAACACCAGCCTGGACTGGGCCTCGCTGCTCGCTGAGCACCGGGCCGAAATCTATGTGAACAAATTCGGCTTCATTTTCTATCCGGCGGCCGCGATCGCCTTCGCCATTCTCACCTTCAATATTTTGGGTGAGGGGCTGCGCCGCCATTTCAACCGCCGCATGAACGTATTGCTGTAA
- a CDS encoding metalloregulator ArsR/SmtB family transcription factor, producing the protein MQLEKIVAYHKALSDPTRIKMLVLIAQEEYSGQRLAERLGVTPATITHHAAKLREAALINERRDKNTIYFSLNHYFMKTNATATFDFIYRHAVQKEDSLMQDQEAQQKYQQSVINNFFTADGRLKTIPAQLKKKLIVLEHLVSRLERGRKYTEPEINAFIRSYHDDFATLRREFVMQHFMYRENSIYELNPPEMWASWRQLK; encoded by the coding sequence ATGCAATTGGAAAAAATCGTGGCGTATCATAAGGCGCTCTCCGACCCGACCCGCATCAAAATGCTCGTCCTTATCGCCCAGGAGGAGTACAGCGGGCAGCGGCTGGCCGAACGGCTCGGCGTCACCCCGGCCACCATTACCCACCATGCCGCCAAGCTGAGGGAGGCCGCCCTCATTAACGAGCGCCGGGACAAAAATACGATCTATTTTTCATTGAACCATTACTTTATGAAAACAAATGCCACGGCGACCTTTGATTTCATCTATCGCCATGCCGTGCAGAAGGAGGACAGCCTTATGCAGGACCAAGAAGCCCAACAGAAATACCAGCAGTCCGTTATCAACAATTTCTTCACGGCAGATGGCCGCTTGAAAACAATCCCGGCCCAGTTGAAGAAGAAGCTGATCGTGCTCGAGCATCTTGTCTCGCGCCTGGAGCGCGGACGGAAATACACGGAACCGGAAATCAACGCGTTCATCCGATCCTATCACGACGATTTCGCGACCTTGCGCCGGGAATTCGTCATGCAGCATTTCATGTACCGGGAGAACAGCATCTACGAGCTGAATCCGCCGGAAATGTGGGCCTCCTGGAGACAGCTCAAATAA
- a CDS encoding NUDIX hydrolase produces MFIVNVEAAIYRDGKWLIIERSQQEEHAGGTFAFVGGKAEREGAVPDILEKTIAREVMEEVGLALTGTPRYVNSSSFVTDRGEAVVDIVFLCEAEPGEPRIASPEEVGAVIWMTAEEVLSHPLSPPWLKRNLQQADQVRRQTRQQ; encoded by the coding sequence ATGTTCATCGTTAATGTCGAAGCGGCGATTTATCGCGACGGAAAGTGGCTGATTATCGAACGCAGCCAACAGGAGGAGCATGCTGGCGGCACGTTCGCGTTCGTCGGCGGCAAGGCCGAGCGGGAGGGGGCCGTGCCCGATATATTGGAGAAGACCATCGCGCGCGAAGTGATGGAGGAAGTCGGGCTGGCCCTTACCGGGACGCCCCGCTACGTGAACAGCTCCTCCTTCGTCACGGATCGCGGGGAGGCTGTCGTCGACATTGTCTTCCTGTGCGAAGCAGAGCCCGGGGAGCCCCGCATCGCCAGTCCGGAGGAGGTGGGGGCCGTCATCTGGATGACTGCCGAGGAAGTGCTAAGCCATCCGCTCTCCCCTCCCTGGCTGAAAAGGAACCTGCAGCAGGCGGACCAAGTGAGGCGGCAAACGCGGCAGCAGTGA
- a CDS encoding zinc-dependent alcohol dehydrogenase — MRAVVSTDGVVHTVEKEAPVLQPHFVLVDTVYSAISPGTEMSMQKNVQGPFALGYSAAGIVREVGEGVSHLRPGDRVACYGAPFVKHASLLAVPKHLAAPLPQQVSLREASFAGLGAIAIHALRQAQLQFGERVVVVGLGILGQIIAQVAHAAAYTVIGYDLLPERCAMLRQAGIEAVDADPQELEAAIRKLTNGEGADAVLLCAGGSATDLIDKSLGWLRDRGKVVIVGDLKMEFDRERMFTKEAEVLISRAGGPGRYARDYEVGGFDYPLGYVRWTEGRNVAEYVRLLAAGRIRVEPLISAELPMEKADIAYARYKQSPKDTIGVVLRYADASRP, encoded by the coding sequence ATGAGAGCAGTCGTATCTACAGATGGCGTCGTCCACACCGTGGAAAAGGAGGCGCCGGTTCTCCAGCCTCATTTCGTGCTGGTGGATACCGTCTATTCGGCGATAAGTCCGGGAACCGAGATGTCGATGCAGAAAAATGTGCAGGGGCCGTTCGCCCTGGGCTACAGCGCCGCAGGCATCGTCAGGGAGGTCGGCGAGGGCGTCAGCCATCTCCGTCCGGGAGACCGGGTGGCCTGCTACGGGGCGCCGTTCGTCAAGCATGCTTCGCTGCTCGCCGTGCCGAAGCATCTCGCCGCGCCGCTGCCGCAGCAGGTGTCGCTGCGGGAAGCGTCTTTCGCGGGACTCGGCGCCATCGCGATTCACGCGCTGCGGCAGGCGCAGCTTCAATTCGGGGAGCGGGTCGTGGTGGTCGGCCTCGGCATCCTTGGGCAGATCATCGCGCAAGTGGCCCATGCGGCAGCCTATACCGTCATCGGCTATGACCTGCTGCCGGAGCGGTGCGCGATGCTGAGGCAAGCCGGCATCGAGGCGGTCGACGCCGACCCGCAGGAACTGGAAGCGGCGATTCGGAAGCTGACGAACGGGGAGGGCGCCGATGCGGTGCTGCTCTGCGCCGGCGGCAGCGCCACCGATCTGATCGACAAGTCGCTCGGCTGGCTGCGGGATCGGGGCAAGGTCGTCATCGTTGGCGACCTGAAAATGGAATTCGACCGCGAGCGCATGTTCACGAAGGAAGCGGAGGTGCTCATCTCGCGGGCAGGCGGCCCGGGACGCTATGCGCGCGATTATGAGGTGGGCGGATTCGATTATCCGCTCGGCTATGTGCGCTGGACAGAGGGCCGCAATGTGGCCGAATATGTCCGCCTGCTGGCAGCGGGGCGGATTCGCGTCGAGCCGCTTATCTCGGCGGAGCTGCCGATGGAGAAGGCGGACATCGCCTACGCGCGCTACAAGCAGTCGCCGAAGGATACGATTGGCGTCGTGCTGCGCTATGCCGATGCCAGCCGGCCATAG
- a CDS encoding carbohydrate ABC transporter permease, whose product MNIRLKHKAAIYVLLVILGILFFFPFAMMILGSLQKVEKATADPLFWIPTNPTLYNFTYIIGQSSFLHWIKNSLVITLIPVATQIFFGAVLGYIFAKKQFPGREIVFWLMMAVVMVPGQLLIIPKYIMFSQFGWINTYGAIIVPELWAIMGVFLVRQFMMTIPKDLEEAAYIDGAGDFTIFFRIMLPLAKPAIATIGTFAFISCWNDLFTPLIFMTSEEMYPITVGLASLLTKEGNFGIEMAGAAISFVPTFLIFVFFQRYFTEGIAMSGIKS is encoded by the coding sequence ATGAATATTCGTTTGAAGCATAAGGCCGCCATTTATGTGCTTCTCGTCATTCTCGGCATCCTGTTCTTTTTTCCTTTTGCGATGATGATTCTCGGTTCGCTGCAAAAGGTGGAGAAGGCAACGGCCGATCCGTTGTTCTGGATTCCGACGAATCCGACGCTGTACAATTTCACGTACATTATCGGGCAGAGTTCGTTCCTGCATTGGATTAAGAACTCGCTTGTCATTACGCTCATTCCGGTGGCGACCCAGATTTTTTTCGGGGCGGTGCTCGGGTATATTTTCGCCAAGAAGCAGTTCCCCGGCAGGGAGATTGTGTTCTGGCTCATGATGGCTGTCGTCATGGTGCCTGGACAGCTGCTCATTATTCCAAAATATATCATGTTCAGTCAATTCGGCTGGATCAATACGTACGGAGCCATTATTGTTCCGGAGCTGTGGGCCATTATGGGGGTATTCCTCGTTAGGCAGTTCATGATGACGATCCCGAAAGATTTGGAGGAAGCGGCCTATATCGACGGCGCAGGGGACTTCACGATTTTCTTCCGCATTATGCTGCCGCTGGCGAAGCCGGCCATCGCGACGATCGGGACGTTCGCGTTCATCAGCTGCTGGAATGATCTGTTCACGCCGCTGATTTTCATGACATCGGAAGAGATGTACCCGATTACGGTCGGTCTGGCGTCCCTGCTGACGAAGGAAGGGAACTTCGGGATCGAAATGGCGGGAGCGGCGATCTCTTTTGTGCCGACTTTCCTTATTTTCGTCTTCTTCCAGCGGTATTTCACGGAAGGGATCGCCATGTCCGGTATCAAGTCTTAA
- a CDS encoding carbohydrate ABC transporter permease — protein sequence MKQGAAARESAARRPPGEGFRQEFRRNAIVYVFLIPILIHFLVFQVFPLAFSLVLTFMDWPIIGSPSFVGLANWSYFFTDEIAWKAIWNTVLFSVYYIVPTMGVGLLLALLVNSGVRAAGFFKGLYFLPVVTSFVIISGIWAWLFKGTEYGMINYALSWFGIEPQLFFSNSSQALPVLAGLSIFKVAGSTMVYYYAGLKSIPNHLYEAAKIDGAGRWRTFWSVTFPLLLPIHFYVAIITTIGSFQVFDSAFLITGGGPNYATTTLVYYLYEEGFTGLRLGYASVLAYILFFIIFAISLVQRRVLGKEVHY from the coding sequence GTGAAGCAGGGAGCCGCCGCTCGGGAATCTGCCGCACGGCGGCCGCCGGGAGAGGGGTTCCGGCAGGAGTTCCGGCGGAATGCCATCGTGTACGTATTTTTGATTCCGATACTGATCCATTTTCTTGTGTTCCAGGTGTTCCCGCTGGCCTTCAGTCTGGTGCTGACGTTCATGGATTGGCCCATTATCGGCTCGCCGTCCTTCGTCGGGCTTGCGAACTGGAGTTATTTTTTCACGGACGAGATTGCCTGGAAGGCGATCTGGAATACGGTTCTCTTCTCGGTCTACTATATCGTTCCGACGATGGGAGTCGGGCTGCTGCTGGCGCTGCTCGTCAACTCGGGCGTGCGCGCGGCCGGCTTTTTCAAGGGCTTGTACTTCTTGCCCGTCGTCACTTCCTTCGTCATTATCTCGGGAATCTGGGCGTGGCTGTTCAAGGGAACCGAATATGGCATGATCAACTATGCGCTCAGCTGGTTCGGCATCGAGCCGCAGCTGTTCTTCTCGAATTCGTCGCAGGCGCTGCCGGTGCTGGCGGGGCTGAGTATTTTCAAAGTGGCGGGAAGCACGATGGTCTACTATTACGCCGGACTCAAATCGATTCCGAACCACTTGTACGAGGCGGCCAAGATCGATGGCGCAGGACGCTGGCGCACGTTCTGGAGCGTTACGTTCCCGCTGCTGCTGCCGATTCATTTTTACGTTGCCATCATTACGACGATCGGTTCTTTTCAAGTCTTCGATTCCGCGTTCCTCATTACGGGCGGGGGACCGAACTATGCAACGACGACTCTGGTGTATTACTTGTATGAGGAAGGCTTCACCGGACTTCGCCTCGGATATGCCAGCGTGCTTGCGTATATACTGTTTTTCATCATTTTCGCGATATCGCTCGTACAGCGCCGCGTGCTGGGCAAAGAGGTGCATTACTGA